A genomic stretch from Aedes albopictus strain Foshan chromosome 2, AalbF5, whole genome shotgun sequence includes:
- the LOC134287787 gene encoding uncharacterized protein K02A2.6-like — protein MTTHFAPRNDRFDQGFGRSARGTVGSCFACGLKGHWKGDDNCRARNAKCVKCKGTGHFANRCLKRQSNSQVSYKAKRVRLIEEDKLDQPMEEIFYAMGNNTFEFVVGGVKVPMIIDSGADANVITEDTWAQANRDGLEVLEYSQSVDRRLIAYASTKPMEICGMFRAIICAGQNQVDAKFYIVKQGQRNLLGDKTAKQLEVLKVGFDISSISSSESTCFPKMKGIVVEIPINESIQPVQQGYRRAPIALEGKIHDKLKSLLDKDIIEKVSGPSAWVSPMVPVLKGSGEVRICVDMRRANQAVLRESHPLPLIEEVLGSLGGATKFSKLDIKEAYHQLELSEKSRKITTFITKYGLFRYKRLMFGICCAPELFQKVMDTVVAGLEGVIVYLDDILVFGSSQKEHDERLEALMNRLKAYGVLLNLEKCLFSADKLEFLGHELSSKGIKPMESRVLAIQQFREPANAAELRSFLGLVTYVGRFIPHLATKSEPLRLLLRAGNKFVWTNKQKFAFDEIKRAICEISYLGFFNVRDKSILIADASPSGLGAILLQEDVKGVRRIIAYASKSLTDLERKYFQTEKEALALVWAVDRFKLYLQGSRFKLITDCKPLQFLFSPRSKPCARIERWVLRLQSYTYDIVHEPGSTNLADALSRLSQADHNPFDSDNDNYVQLVTKMSTPVAVNIKEIRETSVEDEMLREVVEALDGNIWSERAKAFKPYATEICVSEGILLRGERIIIPLVLRGRVLELAHEGHPGIVVMKRRLRQKVWWPNMDKEVENFVKSCKECTLVSSVSAPEPLIMTKMPDKPWTHIAVDFMGPLPSGDNLLVLVDYFSRFVEVVIMREITAKLTIQALHETFCRYGIPESMKTDNGPQFVSDAMAQFSEEFGISLIKTSPYWPQANGEVERANRALKKRLQISQETSNSDWKWDLRMYLLMYNSTPHSTTGVAPSALMFGRVLRDKLPALPSRGNILLEDVKDRDQEQKLKGAEYANKRRRAEPSRIAAGDIVIAKRTIKDNKLSSNFSPEELEVLHRKGSDVSLRSNATGRILHRNVSHLKPIVSRDTLAERGSYAELQEHPDQAESDSSQRGTSRTTDIDSGKVLDQRPQRNSHRPKYLNDYKLNVVRDT, from the exons ATGACCACACATTTTGCGCCAAGGAATGATCGTTTCGACCAGGGTTTCGGCAGGTCAGCTAGAGGAACCGTTGGATCTTGTTTTGCGTGTGGTCTGAAAGGTCACTGGAAAGGAGATGACAACTGCCGTGCAAGGAATGCGAAATGTGTGAAATGTAAGGGTACGGGTCATTTCGCAAATCGATGTTTGAAACGTCAGAGCAACAGCCAAGTCAGTTACAAAGCGAAAAGAGTTCGTTTGATCGAGGAAGACAAATTGGATCAACCTATGGAAGAGATATTCTATGCGATGGGGAATAATACGTTTGAGTTTGTAGTAGGTGGAGTTAAAGTTCCAATGATCATCGACTCCGGAGCAGATGCGAACGTTATAACGGAAGATACGTGGGCTCAGGCAAATCGTGATGGCCTTGAGGTTCTGGAATACAGTCAGTCAGTCGATCGTAGGTTGATTGCTTATGCTTCTACCAAGCCGATGGAAATTTGTGGAATGTTTCGAGCAATTATTTGTGCCGGTCAAAATCAGGTGGACGCAAAGTTCTACATCGTGAAACAAGGACAACGAAATTTGCTTGGAGACAAAACAGCGAAACAGTTGGAAGTATTGAAGGTTGGTTTCGATATTTCGTCCATTTCGAGCTCTGAATCAACATGTTTTCCTAAAATGAAAGGAATAGTTGTTGAAATTCCCATCAACGAATCCATTCAGCCCGTACAGCAAGGGTACAGACGAGCTCCTATCGCActagaaggaaagattcatgacAAACTCAAATCTCTACTGGACAAGGACATAATCGAGAAGGTTAGCGGACCGTCAGCGTGGGTTTCTCCGATGGTGCCAGTTTTGAAAGGATCCGGTGAAGTTAGAATCTGTGTGGACATGAGACGTGCTAACCAGGCGGTTCTTCGCGAATCACATCCCCTGCCATTGATTGAAGAAGTTTTGGGAAGTCTCGGCGGTgccacaaaattttcaaaacttgACATTAAGGAGGCGTATCATCAGCTCGAATTGtccgaaaaatcacgaaaaattaCTACTTTTATTACAAAATACGGCCTATTCAG ATACAAGAGACTGATGTTCGGAATTTGTTGTGCTCCTGAACTTTTCCAGAAGGTAATGGACACAGTTGTCGCGGGTTTGGAAGGTGTAATTGTCTACCTGGACGATATTTTGGTTTTTGGTTCATCACAAAAGGAGCACGATGAACGACTGGAAGCCTTGATGAATCGTTTGAAAGCTTACGGTGTTCTTTTAAATCTAGAGAAATGTTTATTTAGCGCAGACAAGTTAGAGTTTCTCGGTCATGAACTATCTTCCAAGGGAATCAAACCAATGGAAAGCCGTGTCCTGGCAATTCAACAGTTTCGTGAACCAGCAAATGCAGCAGAACTAAGGAGCTTCCTTGGTCTGGTCACGTATGTGGGACGATTCATTCCTCACTTAGCGACAAAATCCGAACCTCTCCGACTCTTGCTGAGGGCCGGAAACAAATTCGTGtggacaaacaaacaaaaatttgcATTTGACGAGATAAAACGAGCGATCTGTGAGATAAGCTATCTCGGATTCTTCAACGTACGGGACAAATCCATTTTGATTGCCGACGCTAGTCCATCAGGACTTGGCGCAATTTTACTTCAAGAAGATGTTAAAGGCGTTAGAAGAATAATCGCGTATGCTAGCAAATCCTTAACGGACTTGGAGCGGAAATATTTTCAAACCGAAAAAGAGGCGTTGGCTCTGGTTTGGGCTGTTGATAGATTCAAGTTGTATCTTCAAGGAAGCCGTTTCAAGCTAATCACCGATTGTAAACCGTTACAATTTTTATTCAGCCCTCGGTCCAAACCATGTGCACGTATCGAACGATGGGTTCTGAGACTTCAATCCTATACCTACGACATAGTACACGAACCAGGCAGCACTAACTTGGCAGATGCTCTGTCCAGGTTATCACAGGCAGATCATAATCCCTTTGATTCAGATAATGATAATTATGTACAGTTGGTAACAAAGATGTCTACACCGGTTGCTGTAAATATAAAGGAGATCAGAGAAACTTCAGTAGAAGATGAAATGTTACGCGAGGTTGTAGAAGCACTCGATGGAAATATTTGGTCAGAACGTGCCAAGGCATTCAAGCCGTATGCCACGGAAATTTGCGTGTCGGAAGGTATACTACTACGAGGGGAAAGAATCATAATTCCTCTTGTTTTGCGAGGTCGAGTCCTAGAATTAGCCCATGAAGGACACCCTGGCATTGTCGTAATGAAACGAAGATTACGTCAAAAAGTATGGTGGCCAAATATGGACAAAGAAGTCGAAAATTTTGTCAAGAGCTGCAAGGAGTGTACGTTGGTATCATCTGTTTCGGCGCCAGAACCATTAATTATGACAAAAATGCCAGATAAACCTTGGACGCATATTGCTGTGGATTTTATGGGGCCCCTACCTTCTGGCGATAATCTTTTGGTCCTGGTAGACTATTTCAGTCGATTCGTTGAAGTTGTTATTATGCGAGAAATAACTGCGAAGTTAACGATCCAGGCGCTTCATGAAACGTTTTGTCGGTACGGAATACCTGAATCTATGAAAACCGATAATGGTCCACAATTTGTGAGCGACGCAATGGCCCAGTTTAGTGAGGAATTCGGGATCAGCCTAATTAAAACTTCACCATACTGGCCCCAAGCTAATGGAGAAGTCGAGAGGGCCAATAGGGCACTCAAGAAGCGTCTCCAGATAAGCCAGGAAACATCAAACAGTGACTGGAAGTGGGACTTGAGAATGTACCTATTAATGTACAACTCTACACCACATTCGACAACGGGTGTGGCGCCATCAGCACTGATGTTCGGAAGAGTGTTACGTGATAAATTGCCTGCATTACCTTCGCGTGGAAACATTTTGCTCGAGGACGTCAAAGACCGAGATCAAGAACAAAAGCTGAAGGGAGCTGAGTATGCCAATAAACGTCGTCGTGCAGAGCCAAGccgaattgctgcaggagatatAGTGATTGCCAAACGCACGATTAAGGACAACAAGCTGTCAAGCAACTTTAGTCCTGAGGAATTGGAAGTTCTACATCGCAAGGGCTCTGATGTGTCATTAAGGTCAAACGCGACCGGGAGAATTCTACACCGAAATGTTTCACATTTAAAACCCATCGTTTCCAGAGACACGTTGGCAGAACGGGGAAGCTATGCTGAACTTCAAGAACATCCAGATCAAGCAGAATCAGACTCAAGCCAGAGGGGAACATCTCGGACAACGGATATTGATTCGGGAAAGGTCCTTGATCAACGACCGCAACGTAATTCACATCGACCGAAATATTTGAACGACTATAAATTAAATGTAGTTCGAGATACTTAA